The Urbifossiella limnaea genome has a window encoding:
- a CDS encoding transposase, with amino-acid sequence MATWFRPALSADEQAAVLADRDGHPDPVIRRRMLVLWAVRAASGRQRFNVLGAWDAVTRRLLSVTNTTVVNTDTMCQLLRAIAAEGWVGPVTVVLDNARYQRNKVVQGLAAELSIRLLFLPSYSPNLNLIERLWGFAKRRSVYGKYHPDFASFRAAIEDTLAGIPSTYAEALQSLMTLEFQTFEDVSLLAA; translated from the coding sequence ATGGCTACTTGGTTTCGCCCCGCCCTGTCCGCCGACGAGCAGGCGGCCGTCCTCGCCGACCGCGACGGCCACCCCGACCCGGTGATCCGCCGCAGAATGCTCGTCCTGTGGGCCGTCCGCGCCGCCAGTGGCCGCCAGCGGTTCAACGTGCTGGGCGCATGGGACGCCGTCACCCGCCGCCTGCTGAGCGTCACCAACACCACCGTGGTGAACACCGACACCATGTGCCAACTCCTCCGGGCCATCGCCGCCGAGGGGTGGGTCGGGCCGGTGACGGTGGTGCTGGACAACGCGCGGTATCAGCGGAACAAGGTGGTGCAGGGGCTCGCGGCGGAGTTGTCCATCCGCCTGCTGTTCCTGCCCAGCTACTCACCCAACCTGAACCTGATCGAGCGACTGTGGGGGTTCGCCAAGCGGCGGAGCGTGTACGGCAAGTACCACCCCGACTTCGCCTCCTTCCGAGCGGCCATCGAAGACACCCTGGCGGGCATCCCGTCTACCTACGCCGAAGCGCTCCAATCCCTCATGACGCTGGAGTTCCAGACGTTCGAGGACGTATCACTCCTGGCCGCGTAG
- a CDS encoding glycosyltransferase family 2 protein translates to MPDPAPPSACVVLVPVGGAIDPGCDDALRELERRGHPVWRVRGYSAVDAARNQMATDALAQGYDELMWIDSDVVFDPADVGRLRAHGLPFTCGLYPKKGPRQFACEFLPGTPAVRFGVNGGLVEVRYCGFGFTHVRREVFDAVRMHHRLPTCNQRFGSLLVPYFEPLSIPEHGGRWSLSEDYAFCERARQAGFAPVADTRVRLWHVGPYRYGWEDAGSPKDRYADYTFHLPGPPAGDARPSDANG, encoded by the coding sequence ATGCCCGACCCCGCCCCGCCGTCCGCGTGCGTCGTCCTCGTCCCGGTCGGCGGGGCCATCGACCCCGGGTGTGACGACGCCCTCCGCGAACTGGAGCGCCGCGGGCACCCGGTGTGGCGGGTCCGTGGGTACTCGGCCGTGGACGCCGCCCGCAACCAGATGGCCACCGACGCCCTCGCCCAGGGCTACGACGAGCTCATGTGGATCGACTCGGACGTGGTGTTCGACCCGGCGGACGTGGGGCGGCTGCGCGCGCACGGGCTGCCGTTCACGTGCGGGCTGTACCCGAAGAAGGGGCCGCGGCAGTTCGCGTGCGAATTCCTCCCCGGCACCCCCGCCGTCCGGTTCGGGGTGAATGGGGGCTTGGTGGAGGTGCGGTACTGCGGGTTCGGCTTCACCCACGTCCGCCGGGAGGTGTTCGACGCCGTCCGGATGCACCACCGCCTGCCGACGTGCAACCAGCGGTTCGGTTCACTCCTGGTGCCGTACTTCGAGCCCCTGAGCATTCCTGAGCACGGCGGGCGGTGGTCGCTGTCGGAGGACTACGCCTTCTGCGAGCGCGCCCGGCAGGCCGGGTTCGCGCCCGTCGCCGACACGCGCGTCCGGCTGTGGCACGTCGGCCCGTACCGGTACGGGTGGGAGGATGCCGGCAGCCCGAAGGATCGCTACGCCGACTACACCTTCCACCTCCCCGGGCCGCCGGCCGGCGACGCGCGCCCGAGCGACGCGAACGGTTAG